From a single Podarcis raffonei isolate rPodRaf1 chromosome 10, rPodRaf1.pri, whole genome shotgun sequence genomic region:
- the LOC128422058 gene encoding perilipin-3-like: protein MELYFWSSRSDHTMTSKSQESIPVPETKEVVQQDVLKRATSLPLVSSTYDLAASAYASTKENHPYVKVVLDLAEKGVKHVSDIAVSGAQPLLSKLEPQVAAASHYASKGLDKLEEKLPILHQTAEQVISDTQELVSSKVADAKEAVAKAVQDGKEMVVETRMGKMALSGAEAVLEKSEELLDHYLPMTEEELAKVAETTPEGVGTPLETRGYFVRLGSLSTKIQHRAYQHAVARMKAARENIRETFIQLRQAIGQIEDTKESVQQKLQESQERLRQIESQTLAMSHHITQQLQAAYKNLIASIQGLPANFQQNIQLAYRNIEELHTYFTSAHSFKDLPNSILSQSQEKALKAQEYVDDILDYVLHNAPMSWLVGPFSPSPWKPDDVKPTKPDDQNKELKAAVPKESL, encoded by the exons ATGGAGTTATATTTCTGGTCTTCCAGGTCAGACCACACAATGACTTCTAAGAGTCAAGAAAGCATTCCAGTTCCTGAGACTAAAGAAGTAGTACAGCAG GATGTCCTCAAGAGAGCTACCAGTCTGCCTCTGGTAAGCTCCACCTATGATCTGGCTGCCTCTGCTTATGCCTCAACCAAAGAgaaccatccctatgtgaaagtTGTTCTAGATTTGGCTGAGAAAGGTGTGAAGCATGTCTCTGATATTGCTGTGAGCGGTGCCCAGCCTCTTCTCAGTAAGCTTGAACCACAGG TTGCAGCAGCAAGCCACTATGCCTCCAAAGGCTTGGACAAGCTAGAGGAGAAGCTCCCCATCCTTCATCAGACAGCTGAACAG GTTATTTCTGATACGCAAGAACTGGTGTCATCGAAAGTAGCAGATGCAAAAGAAGCAGTAGCCAAGGCTGTGCAGGATGGCAAAGAGATGGTGGTAGAAACGAGAATGGGGAAGATGGCCCTCAGTGGAGCAGAAGCAGTGCTGGAGAAATCTGAAGAGCTGCTGGACCACTACCTTCCGATGACTGAAGAAGAACTGG CAAAAGTTGCAGAAACTACACCAGAAGGAGTGGGCACACCCCTTGAGACTCGGGGGTACTTTGTGCGTCTTGGTTCTCTGTCAACCAAGATCCAGCATCGTGCTTATCAGCATGCTGTAGCCAGGATGAAAGCCGCCAGAGAGAACATCAGAGAGACTTTCATTCAGCTGCGTCAAGCCattgggcag ATAGAGGATACAAAGGAAAGTGTTCAGCAGAAACTCCAGGAAAGCCAGGAGAGGCTTCGTCAG ATAGAATCTCAGACCTTGGCCATGTCCCACCAcatcacccagcagttgcaagcaGCCTACAAGAACCTGATTGCCAGCATCCAAGGCCTGCCAGCTAACTTCCAGCAGAACATCCAGCTGGCCTACCGCAACATAGAAGAGCTTCACACCTACTTCACCAGTGCTCACTCTTTCAAAGACCTCCCCAACAGCATTCTAAGCCAAAGCCAAGAGAAGGCCCTCAAAGCCCAGGAGTATGTGGACGACATCTTGGACTATGTCTTACACAATGCTCCAATGTCTTGGCTGGTGGGTCCATTCTCCCCTTCACCTTGGAAACCTGATGATGTGAAGCCCACGAAGCCTGATGATCAGAACAAGGAATTGAAAGCGGCAGTGCCAAAGGAGAGTTTGTGA